In Lepus europaeus isolate LE1 chromosome 22, mLepTim1.pri, whole genome shotgun sequence, the following are encoded in one genomic region:
- the IFT43 gene encoding intraflagellar transport protein 43 homolog isoform X2, which yields MEDTLDFDEERFRGAVTSVAKLGRRAQLEPSQAENHFGGKNSSLTLNREERAFFHELKPGTGKFPDSEGGGSFTGSPEQPEITGNYLYSSRRLGKPEEPCPSRQALLWAVHREPVFPSSVCLKTLCFSRVSIRTLPCCSSSLTSPANGGPFPLSSRGPYW from the exons ATGGAGGATACGCTGGACTTCGACGAGGAGCGGTTCCGCGGCGCAGTCACCTCC GTGGCCAAGCTGGGTCGCCGAGCTCAACTGGAGCCGTCACAGGCTGAGAATCACTTCGGGGGCAAGAATTCCTCGTTGACTCTGAACAGAGAG GAAAGAgcttttttccatgaactgaaGCCAGGGACTGGGAAGTTTCCAGACTCG GAAGGAGGGGGATCATTTACTGGAAGCCCTGAGCAGCCTGAAATTACGGGAAATTATCTGTACTCTTCCAGGAGATTGGGTAAGCCTGAGGAGCCGTGCCCTTCACGCCAGGCACTGCTCTGGGCAGTTCACCGAGAGCCCGTTTTCCCTTCCTCTGTCTGCTTGAAGACTCTCTGCTTCTCCAGAGTCAGCATCAGGACCCTGCCCTGTTGTAGCTCTTCCCTAACTTCTCCTGCCAACGGGGGGCCCTTTCCTCTCAGTTCCCGTGGTCCCTACTGGTGA